The following coding sequences are from one Nicotiana tabacum cultivar K326 chromosome 1, ASM71507v2, whole genome shotgun sequence window:
- the LOC107820875 gene encoding vacuolar-processing enzyme: MIVRYVVSAVLIIGLSILAAVDGRDVLKLPSEALKFFSGEYDDDSIGTKWAVLVAGSRGYWNYRHQADVCHAYQLLKKGGLKDENIIVFMYDDIAHNPENPRPGVIINSPNGHDVYKGVPKDYTGHHVTANNVLAVILGNKSALSGGSGKVVESGPNDHIFIFYSDHGGPGVLGMPSGPYLYADDLIDALKRKHASGTYKRLVFYIEACESGSIFEGLLPEGLNICATTASNAEEDSWGTYCPGDYPGPPPEYQTCLGDLYAVSWMEDSEKHNLQRETLGMQYELVKRRTANSFPYASSHVMQYGDLKLMDDPLSLYMGTNPANDNYTFLDENSSLLSAKPVNQRDADLLHFWDKFLKAPQGSIRKIEAQKQLTEAMSHRMHIDDSIALVGKLLFGIEKGPEVLIRVRPTGEPLVDDWDCLKSFVRTFETHCGSLSQYGMKHMRAVANICNSGIKMEQIAKASAQACVSIPSNSWSSLDEGFSA, from the exons ATGATTGTTCGCTACGTTGTGAGTGCTGTCTTGATCATTGGACTGTCAATTCTCGCCGCCGTTGACGGCAGGGATGTGCTGAAATTACCGTCGGAAGCATTAAAGTTTTTCAGTGGTGAGTACGATGATGATTCAATTGGTACTAAATGGGCTGTGTTGGTTGCTGGATCAAGAGGCTACTGGAATTACAGGCACCAG GCAGATGTTTGTCACGCATATCAGCTGTTGAAGAAAGGTGGCCTCAAGGATGAAAATATTATTGTGTTTATGTATGATGACATTGCTCATAATCCTGAGAATCCTAGGCCAGGAGTCATCATAAATAGCCCTAATGGTCATGATGTCTATAAAGGAGTTCCAAAG GATTATACAGGGCATCATGTTACAGCCAACAACGTTCTTGCTGTTATCCTTGGGAACAAAAGCGCTCTTAGTGGAGGCAGTGGGAAGGTGGTGGAAAGTGGTCCGAATGATCATATCTTCATCTTCTACAGTGATCATGGTGGTCCTGGAGTGCTTG GGATGCCTAGTGGCCCTTATCTCTATGCTGATGATTTAATTGATGCCTTGAAAAGGAAGCATGCTTCAGGGACATACAAACGCTTA GTCTTTTACATTGAGGCTTGTGAATCTGGGAGTATATTTGAGGGCCTTCTACCTGAAGGTCTTAATATCTGTGCAACAACAGCATCAAATGCTGAAGAGGACAGTTGGGGAACCTACTGTCCAGGAGACTATCCAGGTCCTCCTCCAGAATACCAGACCTGCTTGGGTGACTTGTACGCTGTGTCTTGGATGGAAGATAG TGAAAAACACAATCTCCAAAGAGAAACTTTAGGAATGCAATATGAGCTG GTTAAAAGGAGAACTGCCAACTCGTTTCCCTATGCAAGTTCCCATGTAATGCAATATGGTGATCTGAAGCTAATGGATGATCCTCTTTCCCTTTATATGGGGACCAATCCCGCAAATGATAATTACACTTTTCTGGACGAGAATTCCTCACTGCTCTCTGCAAAGCCTGTTAACCAACGTGATGCAGATCTTTTGCATTTCTGGGACAAG TTCCTCAAGGCTCCTCAAGGTTCTATTAGGAAAATTGAAGCCCAGAAGCAGCTGACTGAAGCTATGTCACACAGAATGCACATAGACGACAGCATTGCACTTGTTGGGAAGCTTCTATTCGGAATTGAGAAAGGTCCTGAGGTGCTGATTAGAGTCAGACCTACTGGCGAGCCTCTTGTTGATGATTGGGATTGTCTTAAATCCTTT GTAAGAACATTTGAGACACATTGTGGATCATTATCCCAGTATGGAATGAAACATATGCGTGCTGTTGCTAACATATGCAACTCTGGTATAAAAATGGAGCAgatagccaaagcatcagcacaAGCTTGTGTGAGTATTCCTTCCAACTCTTGGAGTTCGCTCGACGAGGGATTTAGTGCATAG